In the Nitrospirales bacterium LBB_01 genome, one interval contains:
- a CDS encoding PAS domain S-box protein, protein MRDEEKTKEQLIEELEQLRSVKHSNSNNDFINAAILELIATGVWVADENDIICYANEGMSNIAGVPVSDITGKHVLTDFPEKTLRFFRPFYLKAKQELSVVPYNDIPIQTPSLKPTYQSGRLKPLVINNLYKGMICIVDDVTEHKKAQDDIVQNKLFLEAVLDCIEDGIVACDGDGVLKLFNRATQKFHGLPVQPLLPDKWADYYDLYHDDGKTRMSMEEVPLYRTLKGEDITNVEMIIAPKNAPSYIISATGRVLRDTNGNNIGAVASMHDITEKKKAENDLIEAYKKLEKLQIMLTEDLRLQSEIMSNMAEGVILIKANDGNIVYCNPKFEQMFGYNNGELIGKHISIVNVPTKKTSEETSQEIIETLNKNGYWHGELQNIKKTGEHFWCFATVSTFNHHSHGKVWVSVHTDITERKKYQEDLNRFFNISIAMLCIADINGYFKVISPSWAKTLGYTEDELKSKPFIEFVHPDDVEKTLNEVRKLSHGVPTIYFVNRYLCKDGTYKHIAWTSAPVPDEGITYATAYDITQQKMFEAAVELERDKLKGILDIMEDGVYIVTKDHDIEFINKALANEFGEVNGRKCYEYFHDKTEQCSWCKNDDVFSGKSVSWEWHSSKNNKTYSLFGTPLKNVDGSVYKFEIFHDISDIKKAQATMKKELDFQTAIAELSEALLSHDKDIVDIANIVNRQATKLTDSAQGFVTEIDRNTGEDIGHNFTEIMVDGQCNVDTRNQRISFHKGQDGYNALWGHALNIKQGFYTNDPQKHPAYKGCIPSNHVTLSRYMAVPAIIGGRLIGQIAVANAERDYTDEDLNIIKRLTSIYALAVERKRMDEALRLEIVARQKTETLLKEREFDVIEAQGKAHFGVWTYDPVSQQPTWSLEMFNIWGRDTKLGPPHYSEHIKYIHPDDYQRFDDAVREAVEFGKPYNLELRLCHPDNNERIVITICEPILDAEGKVVKLRGSNLDITDRKQMEDELIRLNINLESAVVEETQKRRLNEQMLIQQSKMASMGEMIGLIAHQWKQPINAIGLNVQDLQESYTYGEVDDKYIGNLVGSTMQQIDFMAKTIDDFRNFFIPSKKKVLFDVKKAIEELLSMFINVFSKSDIDVSVKSDIDTVLLTDGYPSEFKQVILNILNNSKDAIVSKRKITPELQGRIEININNNEDKSKVIVSIKDNGGGIPEEVIGKIFEPYFTTKEKEGTGIGLYMSKTIIETNMGGSVTVQNVDGGAEFLISLDAFKT, encoded by the coding sequence ATGAGAGATGAGGAGAAGACAAAAGAACAGCTCATTGAAGAACTAGAGCAATTACGATCTGTAAAACACAGTAACTCTAACAATGATTTTATAAATGCGGCGATATTGGAACTTATCGCTACTGGCGTTTGGGTTGCTGATGAGAATGATATTATTTGTTATGCCAACGAAGGAATGAGCAATATTGCTGGTGTTCCTGTAAGTGATATCACAGGCAAACACGTCTTAACTGACTTTCCTGAAAAAACGCTACGCTTTTTTAGACCTTTTTATCTCAAAGCAAAACAAGAACTATCTGTAGTACCTTATAATGATATACCAATTCAAACTCCTTCTTTAAAACCTACCTATCAATCTGGCAGATTGAAACCATTAGTGATTAATAATTTATATAAAGGCATGATTTGCATAGTTGATGATGTGACTGAGCATAAAAAAGCACAGGATGATATTGTGCAAAACAAGTTATTTCTGGAGGCTGTGCTGGATTGCATAGAGGATGGAATAGTAGCGTGTGACGGCGATGGTGTTTTAAAACTTTTTAACAGAGCAACTCAGAAGTTTCACGGGCTGCCGGTACAACCTTTATTGCCTGATAAGTGGGCTGACTACTACGATCTGTATCATGATGATGGAAAAACAAGAATGTCCATGGAAGAAGTCCCATTGTACCGAACACTTAAAGGCGAAGATATAACAAATGTTGAGATGATCATAGCACCAAAAAATGCTCCTTCATATATCATATCAGCAACTGGAAGAGTTCTTAGAGATACTAATGGAAATAATATCGGCGCAGTAGCTTCGATGCATGATATTACAGAAAAGAAAAAAGCAGAAAATGACTTAATAGAAGCCTATAAAAAGTTAGAAAAACTTCAAATAATGCTGACCGAGGATTTAAGACTTCAAAGCGAAATCATGTCTAATATGGCTGAGGGAGTAATCCTTATCAAGGCAAATGATGGAAACATTGTATATTGCAATCCAAAATTTGAACAGATGTTTGGTTATAATAATGGCGAGTTAATCGGTAAACATATATCTATAGTTAATGTTCCTACAAAAAAAACATCAGAAGAAACATCGCAGGAAATTATCGAAACATTAAATAAAAACGGATACTGGCACGGTGAATTACAAAATATAAAAAAGACAGGTGAACATTTTTGGTGCTTTGCAACCGTATCAACTTTTAATCACCATAGTCACGGCAAAGTGTGGGTATCAGTACACACTGATATTACAGAGCGCAAAAAATATCAGGAGGATCTAAATAGATTTTTTAACATTTCAATAGCTATGTTATGTATCGCTGATATCAACGGATATTTTAAAGTAATTAGTCCGTCTTGGGCAAAAACGCTCGGTTATACTGAAGATGAGTTAAAATCTAAACCTTTTATTGAATTTGTACATCCTGACGACGTTGAAAAAACATTGAATGAAGTCAGGAAACTCTCTCATGGAGTTCCAACCATATATTTTGTGAACAGGTATTTATGTAAGGATGGTACATATAAGCATATAGCATGGACATCGGCACCGGTTCCTGATGAGGGCATAACGTATGCCACTGCTTATGATATAACTCAACAAAAGATGTTTGAGGCGGCTGTTGAGTTAGAAAGAGACAAACTCAAGGGAATATTGGACATTATGGAGGATGGCGTATATATAGTAACCAAGGATCATGATATAGAGTTTATTAACAAGGCCTTAGCAAATGAGTTCGGGGAGGTAAACGGACGTAAGTGCTACGAATATTTTCACGACAAAACCGAACAATGTTCATGGTGCAAAAATGATGATGTGTTTTCCGGTAAAAGTGTTTCGTGGGAATGGCATTCATCAAAAAACAACAAGACATATTCGCTATTTGGTACTCCACTTAAAAACGTTGACGGTTCAGTGTATAAGTTTGAGATATTTCACGACATTTCAGATATTAAAAAAGCTCAGGCAACAATGAAAAAAGAACTTGATTTTCAAACAGCAATTGCAGAACTATCTGAAGCTCTGCTTTCACATGATAAGGATATAGTTGATATTGCTAATATAGTGAATAGACAGGCTACAAAATTGACAGACAGCGCTCAAGGATTTGTAACTGAGATAGACAGAAATACGGGAGAAGACATCGGGCATAATTTTACAGAGATAATGGTGGATGGACAATGTAATGTTGATACGAGAAACCAAAGAATTTCATTTCATAAAGGACAGGATGGTTATAATGCGCTTTGGGGCCACGCTTTAAATATTAAACAAGGTTTTTACACCAATGACCCTCAAAAGCATCCTGCATACAAAGGCTGCATCCCTTCTAATCATGTTACGTTATCAAGGTATATGGCAGTCCCAGCAATTATAGGGGGCAGACTAATAGGTCAGATTGCTGTGGCAAATGCAGAAAGAGATTATACAGATGAAGATTTAAACATTATAAAACGCCTTACCTCGATTTATGCTTTAGCTGTGGAGCGTAAGAGAATGGATGAAGCACTACGCCTTGAGATAGTTGCTCGTCAAAAAACAGAGACTTTGTTAAAGGAAAGAGAATTTGATGTAATAGAAGCACAAGGTAAAGCACACTTTGGTGTTTGGACCTATGATCCTGTAAGTCAGCAACCAACATGGTCATTAGAAATGTTTAATATATGGGGTAGAGATACTAAACTTGGTCCACCACACTACTCTGAGCATATAAAATATATCCATCCTGATGATTATCAACGTTTTGATGATGCGGTAAGAGAAGCAGTAGAATTTGGTAAACCTTACAATTTAGAACTACGTCTTTGCCATCCTGACAATAATGAAAGGATAGTTATAACTATCTGTGAGCCTATTTTGGATGCTGAGGGTAAGGTAGTGAAGCTGAGAGGGTCAAATCTGGACATAACAGACCGAAAACAAATGGAAGATGAACTGATAAGATTAAATATCAACCTTGAAAGTGCGGTAGTTGAAGAAACTCAAAAAAGAAGATTAAATGAGCAAATGTTGATCCAACAATCTAAAATGGCTTCAATGGGAGAGATGATAGGATTAATAGCCCACCAATGGAAACAGCCAATCAACGCTATAGGACTAAATGTGCAGGATCTGCAAGAGAGTTACACCTATGGCGAGGTTGATGATAAATACATCGGAAATTTAGTAGGTTCCACGATGCAGCAGATAGATTTTATGGCAAAGACAATAGATGATTTCAGAAACTTCTTTATTCCCTCAAAGAAGAAAGTGCTGTTTGATGTGAAAAAGGCTATAGAAGAACTACTCTCAATGTTTATAAATGTTTTTAGTAAAAGCGATATAGATGTTTCTGTAAAAAGTGATATAGATACCGTACTACTTACTGATGGCTACCCTAGTGAGTTTAAACAAGTGATCCTCAATATTCTGAATAACTCAAAGGATGCTATTGTCTCAAAAAGGAAAATAACTCCTGAGTTACAAGGGCGCATAGAAATTAATATTAACAATAATGAAGACAAATCCAAAGTCATAGTTTCAATAAAAGACAATGGCGGCGGAATTCCCGAAGAGGTTATAGGTAAAATATTTGAGCCATATTTTACTACTAAAGAGAAGGAAGGCACAGGGATTGGGCTTTACATGTCTAAAACAATAATAGAGACTAACATGGGCGGCAGTGTGACAGTACAGAATGTGGATGGCGGCGCTGAGTTTTTAATTAGTTTAGACGCATTTAAAACTTAG